The following coding sequences lie in one Arachis ipaensis cultivar K30076 chromosome B03, Araip1.1, whole genome shotgun sequence genomic window:
- the LOC107632424 gene encoding uncharacterized protein LOC107632424, with product MHAGSSVMSSYNRRAQYMENSGSEGLEEHVSKPYDGTCFCRLQVVALKSKTRKNPGRWFFRCPLWKTKNSGCCYFQWMDETGEESAGVEECCKNGTVGCNACGVLEGRFTSVESETTQRDRKMLIEQTKRVELLLCFVLGGLVLSLSLSLMCLVR from the exons ATGCATGCTGGAAGCTCAGTCATGTCCAGTTATAATCGAAGGGCACAGTATATGGAAAATAGTGGATCTGAAGGGCTCGAAGAACATGTGAGCAAGCCATATGATGGCACATGCTTCTGCCGTCTTCAGGTGGTGGCGTTGAAGTCGAAGACGAGGAAAAACCCAGGTAGATGGTTCTTCAGGTGTCCTCTGTGGAAG ACGAAGAACAGTGGGTGCTGTTATTTTCAATGGATGGACGAAACGGGTGAGGAATCTGCTGGGGTGGAGGAATGCTGTAAGAATGGCACAGTAGGATGCAATGCATGTGGAGTATTGGAAGGGAGGTTTACCAGTGTTGAGAGTGAGACGACACAGAGAGATCGAAAGATGTTGATAGAGCAGACGAAGAGAGTTGAATTGCTTCTGTGTTTCGTACTGGGTGGACTTGTACTGAGTTTGAGTTTGagtttgatgtgtttggttaGATAG